The DNA window AACTTACAAAATTATCTTATTCTTATTAGCAACAATGGCATTCCCACCCATGGTAACAGCAATTCCAAACTTTCTACTACTTAAACAGTTAGGGATGCTAAACACATTTTGGGCATTGATTCTACCCGGAATGGTAAACGGATATTCAATATTTTTACTTAAAGGTTTTTTTGATAGTTTACCAAGAGAATTATATGAATCAGCAATGTTAGACGGTGCAAACGAATGGGTGATGTTCTGGAATATAACAATGTATTTATCAAAACCAATATTAGCAGTTATAGCTTTAGGCGCATTTAACGGAGCGTACGGAGCCTTTATGTTTGCGTTTATAGTATGCCAGGATGAGAAGATGTGGACGATAATGGTATGGTTGTATCAGCTACAAGATCTCACGCATCAATCGGTAACCTTCGCTGCTCTTATTATTGCTGCTATACCAACATTTATAATATTTGTTTTCGCTCAAAATCTTATTATGCGCGGCATTGTTGTACCAACCGAAAAATAAATTTTAATATAAAATTTATTTTGAGTTATTTAAAATTGCTAAAAACCAGTATTGAAGATTCATTGATTTGTTAAAAACAACGAATTGGCAATAAAATTGCTACATAAACAAAGAGAAGTTGAATATGTAAAGAGGTTAAAAATATAATGAAAAACATGAGGTTTATGATAAAAAGTTTAAGAACGCATAAGAAGTGTTTTGTGTTAGCCTTAGCAATTTTATTGGGTTTTGCTAATTTTAGTTTATTAACAGCTATTGTAACACCGCAACCTAACAGCGATTCAACATTCCAGAATGCTACTTTGATATACAAATCCAGAGAATATACCTGTTCTCCTGAACATGCTGATGGTGATTTCCTTGCTGCAGATCTTTTAACGAGCGACTGGCCTGTTGCGTGGGCAGATATCTCACAATACGTTACAGCAGCTCATAAGGCACAAGGTTTTATAGATATTCTGCTTACAGTAGACATGACGCCTAAAGTGAATGGCGTTGATCCAAAAGTATATGTCACCGGAGATATAGATAATTATACTGACCAAGATTGGCTGGCTTCTGCAGATGGTGATTTATATGATATGATAGATACAGATCTTGATGGTAATACCAACATTTGGGACAGTTATATACTTGAATGGAAGGTAGCTGATCCTATATATGGTACCGTTACTTACAATTACATGCCGAACGATTATTATATATCGTTAAGATTCGCAGTACCAAAGGAAGTAAACAATTACTATAAGTTATTCTTAGGCCGAACCAACATAAGACCATATGAGTCATATATCTCTTTTTCTGATTTTTACCAGGTGGACTTATA is part of the Elusimicrobiota bacterium genome and encodes:
- a CDS encoding PKD domain-containing protein, with product MIKSLRTHKKCFVLALAILLGFANFSLLTAIVTPQPNSDSTFQNATLIYKSREYTCSPEHADGDFLAADLLTSDWPVAWADISQYVTAAHKAQGFIDILLTVDMTPKVNGVDPKVYVTGDIDNYTDQDWLASADGDLYDMIDTDLDGNTNIWDSYILEWKVADPIYGTVTYNYMPNDYYISLRFAVPKEVNNYYKLFLGRTNIRPYESYISFSDFYQVDLYTPALPAGPYACPDIKVSERYRSPYDPVYQVYHTPMKSRSVIVNKSVTFDGSRSLDTSGATITKYEWDFDGDGIYDAEGISPTYTYTAVGLYTVILKVTNSNNQISISKGSIRKSESSDPLPLVVNVVAAAPENKLYQNGPNPFIPAKGDVKTTINYDLTTDNLPVSLKVYTVSGELIKTLVDEPKPAGTWSTEWDGTNESGEKVA